The following are encoded together in the Silurus meridionalis isolate SWU-2019-XX chromosome 2, ASM1480568v1, whole genome shotgun sequence genome:
- the zdhhc16a gene encoding palmitoyltransferase ZDHHC16A isoform X1 yields MRLCSCAVHWLVRWMRNCSRRSHSRLPRRVREPLSYIRLIFNSLGHNSLLNCDLVTDSLFEPVFWMVEVITRWFGIVFVILVVLLTSSVLSVAYLCLLPLALKTYSVGWLAWHLSYGHWLLVMIVFHYYKATTTSPGSPPKKTDVAFVSVCKKCVMPKPARTHHCGICKTCILKMDHHCPWLNNCVGHFNHRYFFSFCLFMTLGCIYCSISGRNLFMDAYYALDQMKHMDMEKQGVPVTGVGLLVGILPQETLTLKSQTSAPFTFKDRVFHKSVIYMWVLTSTVAIALGALTLWHAVLISHGETSIERHINSKEARRLAKRGKVHRNPYNYGKINNWKVFFGIEKRSHWLTRVLLPSGHSPYGDGLTWDIYPIKKDMIPV; encoded by the exons ATGCGGCTGTGCTCCTGTGCTGTGCACTGGTTGGTGCGATGGATGCGCAACTGTTCCAGACGCAGTCACAGCCGCTTGCCACGGAGAGTGCGGGAGCCCCTGAGCTACATCAGACTTATCTTTAATTCCCTCGGCCACAACTCTCTCCTCAACTGTGATCTTGTGACGGACTCCCTTTTTGAGCCGGTCTTCTGGATGGTGGAAGTTATTACCCGCTGGTTCGGGATT GTCTTTGTTATTCTAGTGGTACTACTCACCAGCTCCGTCCTCTCAGTTGCGTATTTGTGCCTCCTGCCTTTGGCTCTTAAGACATATTCTGTCGGCTGGTTAGCATGGCACTTAAGCTACGGACACTGGCTCTTGGTAATGATTGTATTCCATTACTACAAGGCCACCACGACATCTCCTGGATCTCCTCCTAAG aAGACCGATGTTGCATTTGTGTCCGTCTGCAAAAAATGTGTAATGCCCAAACCAGCAAGAACTCATCATTGCGGCATTTGCAAAAC ATGTATATTGAAAATGGACCATCACTGTC CTTGGCTTAACAACTGTGTCGGTCATTTCAACCACCGTTACTTCTTCTCCTTCTGTCTTTTCATGACTCTTGGCTGTATATATTGCAGCATCAGTGGCCGAAACCTCTTCATGGATGCATATTATGCTTTAGAT CAAATGAAGCACATGGACATGGAAAAACAGGGGGTTCCAGTGACTGGTGTAGGTCTGTTGGTAGGAATCCTTCCTCAAGAAACTCTGACTTTGAAG AGTCAAACTTCAGCACCTTTCACCTTTAAAGACCGGGTGTTTCACAAGAGTGTTATCTACATGTGGGTGCTGACTAG cacggtagcaattGCTTTAGGAGCTCTGACTTTGTGGCATGCAGTCCTCATCTCCCATGGAGAGACCAGTATTGAGAGGCACATCAACAGTAAAGAGGCCAGACGCTTAGCCAAGCGGGGAAAA GTTCATAGGAATCCATATAACTATGGGAAAATTAACAACTGGAAGGTGTTTTTTGGAATAGAGAAGAGAAG TCACTGGCTAACTCGTGTTTTATTGCCTTCTGGACACAGTCCTTACGGTGACGGACTGACGTGGGACATCTACCCGATTAAAAAGGACATGATCCCAGTTTAA
- the zdhhc16a gene encoding palmitoyltransferase ZDHHC16A isoform X2 codes for MRLCSCAVHWLVRWMRNCSRRSHSRLPRRVREPLSYIRLIFNSLGHNSLLNCDLVTDSLFEPVFWMVEVITRWFGIVFVILVVLLTSSVLSVAYLCLLPLALKTYSVGWLAWHLSYGHWLLVMIVFHYYKATTTSPGSPPKTDVAFVSVCKKCVMPKPARTHHCGICKTCILKMDHHCPWLNNCVGHFNHRYFFSFCLFMTLGCIYCSISGRNLFMDAYYALDQMKHMDMEKQGVPVTGVGLLVGILPQETLTLKSQTSAPFTFKDRVFHKSVIYMWVLTSTVAIALGALTLWHAVLISHGETSIERHINSKEARRLAKRGKVHRNPYNYGKINNWKVFFGIEKRSHWLTRVLLPSGHSPYGDGLTWDIYPIKKDMIPV; via the exons ATGCGGCTGTGCTCCTGTGCTGTGCACTGGTTGGTGCGATGGATGCGCAACTGTTCCAGACGCAGTCACAGCCGCTTGCCACGGAGAGTGCGGGAGCCCCTGAGCTACATCAGACTTATCTTTAATTCCCTCGGCCACAACTCTCTCCTCAACTGTGATCTTGTGACGGACTCCCTTTTTGAGCCGGTCTTCTGGATGGTGGAAGTTATTACCCGCTGGTTCGGGATT GTCTTTGTTATTCTAGTGGTACTACTCACCAGCTCCGTCCTCTCAGTTGCGTATTTGTGCCTCCTGCCTTTGGCTCTTAAGACATATTCTGTCGGCTGGTTAGCATGGCACTTAAGCTACGGACACTGGCTCTTGGTAATGATTGTATTCCATTACTACAAGGCCACCACGACATCTCCTGGATCTCCTCCTAAG ACCGATGTTGCATTTGTGTCCGTCTGCAAAAAATGTGTAATGCCCAAACCAGCAAGAACTCATCATTGCGGCATTTGCAAAAC ATGTATATTGAAAATGGACCATCACTGTC CTTGGCTTAACAACTGTGTCGGTCATTTCAACCACCGTTACTTCTTCTCCTTCTGTCTTTTCATGACTCTTGGCTGTATATATTGCAGCATCAGTGGCCGAAACCTCTTCATGGATGCATATTATGCTTTAGAT CAAATGAAGCACATGGACATGGAAAAACAGGGGGTTCCAGTGACTGGTGTAGGTCTGTTGGTAGGAATCCTTCCTCAAGAAACTCTGACTTTGAAG AGTCAAACTTCAGCACCTTTCACCTTTAAAGACCGGGTGTTTCACAAGAGTGTTATCTACATGTGGGTGCTGACTAG cacggtagcaattGCTTTAGGAGCTCTGACTTTGTGGCATGCAGTCCTCATCTCCCATGGAGAGACCAGTATTGAGAGGCACATCAACAGTAAAGAGGCCAGACGCTTAGCCAAGCGGGGAAAA GTTCATAGGAATCCATATAACTATGGGAAAATTAACAACTGGAAGGTGTTTTTTGGAATAGAGAAGAGAAG TCACTGGCTAACTCGTGTTTTATTGCCTTCTGGACACAGTCCTTACGGTGACGGACTGACGTGGGACATCTACCCGATTAAAAAGGACATGATCCCAGTTTAA
- the zdhhc16a gene encoding palmitoyltransferase ZDHHC16A isoform X3 yields the protein MRLCSCAVHWLVRWMRNCSRRSHSRLPRRVREPLSYIRLIFNSLGHNSLLNCDLVTDSLFEPVFWMVEVITRWFGIVFVILVVLLTSSVLSVAYLCLLPLALKTYSVGWLAWHLSYGHWLLVMIVFHYYKATTTSPGSPPKKTDVAFVSVCKKCVMPKPARTHHCGICKTCILKMDHHCPWLNNCVGHFNHRYFFSFCLFMTLGCIYCSISGRNLFMDAYYALDSQTSAPFTFKDRVFHKSVIYMWVLTSTVAIALGALTLWHAVLISHGETSIERHINSKEARRLAKRGKVHRNPYNYGKINNWKVFFGIEKRSHWLTRVLLPSGHSPYGDGLTWDIYPIKKDMIPV from the exons ATGCGGCTGTGCTCCTGTGCTGTGCACTGGTTGGTGCGATGGATGCGCAACTGTTCCAGACGCAGTCACAGCCGCTTGCCACGGAGAGTGCGGGAGCCCCTGAGCTACATCAGACTTATCTTTAATTCCCTCGGCCACAACTCTCTCCTCAACTGTGATCTTGTGACGGACTCCCTTTTTGAGCCGGTCTTCTGGATGGTGGAAGTTATTACCCGCTGGTTCGGGATT GTCTTTGTTATTCTAGTGGTACTACTCACCAGCTCCGTCCTCTCAGTTGCGTATTTGTGCCTCCTGCCTTTGGCTCTTAAGACATATTCTGTCGGCTGGTTAGCATGGCACTTAAGCTACGGACACTGGCTCTTGGTAATGATTGTATTCCATTACTACAAGGCCACCACGACATCTCCTGGATCTCCTCCTAAG aAGACCGATGTTGCATTTGTGTCCGTCTGCAAAAAATGTGTAATGCCCAAACCAGCAAGAACTCATCATTGCGGCATTTGCAAAAC ATGTATATTGAAAATGGACCATCACTGTC CTTGGCTTAACAACTGTGTCGGTCATTTCAACCACCGTTACTTCTTCTCCTTCTGTCTTTTCATGACTCTTGGCTGTATATATTGCAGCATCAGTGGCCGAAACCTCTTCATGGATGCATATTATGCTTTAGAT AGTCAAACTTCAGCACCTTTCACCTTTAAAGACCGGGTGTTTCACAAGAGTGTTATCTACATGTGGGTGCTGACTAG cacggtagcaattGCTTTAGGAGCTCTGACTTTGTGGCATGCAGTCCTCATCTCCCATGGAGAGACCAGTATTGAGAGGCACATCAACAGTAAAGAGGCCAGACGCTTAGCCAAGCGGGGAAAA GTTCATAGGAATCCATATAACTATGGGAAAATTAACAACTGGAAGGTGTTTTTTGGAATAGAGAAGAGAAG TCACTGGCTAACTCGTGTTTTATTGCCTTCTGGACACAGTCCTTACGGTGACGGACTGACGTGGGACATCTACCCGATTAAAAAGGACATGATCCCAGTTTAA
- the mettl18 gene encoding histidine protein methyltransferase 1 homolog, which yields MAFSFNFDISSHIEQNDSNVTINEKEDKGNQDTAKKQSQAEEINVPKKVKEAHEHKHAPDLLSHIENSVTETVTIGALPPLLYLNESVFEQTAPEREDAEKVLSQSITQNSDLITGVYEGGLKIWEGTHDLLEYVDDEGEMFSGKKVLDLGCGAGLLGILSLKRGASKVHFQDYNSTVIEQLTIPNVFLNCEEEGGDENRDEEGSPSSKQRSVEKNHSLVDRCRFFSGDWTSFLSLIQRQDPTLKYDLIFTSETIYNPEYYTSLHDVFHKLLAEEGVVYLATKSHYFGVGGGLYLFESFVQEKNIFQIKTLREMDQGLKRHIVSMRFKKSPS from the exons ATGGCGTTTAGTTTTAATTTCGATATTTCATCACATATTGAACAGAATGATAgcaatgtaactataaatgagAAAGAAGATAAAGGAAATCAGGATACGGCGAAGAAGCAAAGCCAGGCTGAG GAAATCAATGTACCGAAGAAGGTGAAGGAAGCCCATGAGCATAAACATGCCCCAGATCTTCTTTCACACATTGAGAACTCAGTCACTGAGACAGTCACTATAGGTGCATTACCACCTCTCCTTTACCTCAATGAGTCAGTATTTGAGCAAACTGCCCCTGAGCGAGAGGATGCTGAGAAGGTCCTGTCTCAATCCATCACCCAAAACTCTGATCTCATAACCGGAGTGTATGAAGGAGGTCTTAAAATCTGGGAAGGCACCCACGATCTTCTCGAGTATGTCGATGATGAAGGGGAGATGTTTTCTGGGAAAAAGGTGCTGGACCTGGGCTGTGGAGCAGGACTTCTTGGCATTCTTTCGTTGAAGAGAGGCGCGAGCAAAGTCCATTTCCAGGATTATAACAGCACTGTGATCGAGCAGCTCACAATTCCAAATGTATTCCTTAACTGTGAGGAAGAGGGTGGTGATGAGAATAGAGATGAAGAGGGTAGCCCTTCATCTAAACAGAGATCTGTGGAGAAAAACCATTCACTCGTTGATCGGTGCAGGTTTTTCTCAGGGGATTGGACTTCATTTCTCTCACTGATTCAACGTCAAGATCCCACCCTCAAATACGACCTCATCTTCACTTCAGAAACAATCTATAACCCTGAGTACTACACTTCTCTTCATGATGTGTTTCATAAACTGCTTGCTGAAGAGGGAGTTGTTTATTTGGCAACCAAGTCTCACTATTTTGGAGTTGGAGGTGGACTGTATTTGTTCGAGAGCtttgtgcaagaaaaaaatatcttcCAAATCAAAACTTTAAGGGAAATGGATCAGGGACTAAAAAGGCATATTGTTTCTATGAGGTTCAAGAAATCACCTTCATAG
- the pgam1a gene encoding phosphoglycerate mutase 1a, giving the protein MAAHKLVLIRHGESCWNQENRFCGWFDADLSETGIQEAKRGGQALHDAGFEFDICYTSVLKRAIRTLWLVLDGIDQMWLPVHRTWRLNERHYGGLTGLNKAETAAKHGEAQVKIWRRSYDIPPPPMVADHDYYSVISKDRRYADLTEDQLPACESLKDTIARALPFWNEEIVPQIQQGKRVLIAAHGNSLRGIVKHLEGMSEEAIMELNLPTGIPILYELDENLKPIKPMQFLGDEETVRKAMEAVAAQGKAKK; this is encoded by the exons atggcTGCTCATAAATTAGTGCTGATTCGCCACGGGGAGAGCTGCTGGAACCAGGAGAATCGCTTCTGCGGATGGTTTGATGCTGACCTTAGTGAGACTGGGATTCAGGAGGCCAAGAGAGGCGGACaggctttacatg ATGCTGGCTTTGAGTTTGACATTTGCTACACCTCTGTTCTGAAGAGGGCCATCCGTACCTTATGGCTTGTTTTGGATGGTATCGACCAGATGTGGCTTCCTGTGCACAGGACATGGCGCCTGAATGAGCGCCACTATGGTGGCCTGACTGGCTTAAACAAAGCCGAGACTGCTGCCAAGCATGGTGAGGCACAGGTGAAGATATGGAGGCGCTCCTACGATATCCCACCTCCTCCCATGGTGGCAGACCATGACTACTACAGCGTTATTAGCAAG GACCGGCGCTATGCCGACCTGACTGAGGACCAGCTGCCTGCTTGTGAGAGCCTGAAGGACACAATTGCTCGTGCACTTCCATTCTGGAATGAAGAGATCGTTCCTCAAATCCAGCAGGGCAAGAGGGTGCTGATTGCTGCTCATGGTAACAGCCTGAGGGGCATTGTCAAGCACCTGGAAG GTATGTCTGAAGAAGCCATTATGGAGCTCAACCTCCCTACAGGCATCCCCATACTTTATGAGCTAGATGAAAACCTGAAGCCCATCAAGCCAATGCAGTTCCTGGGAGATGAGGAGACTGTGCGAAAGGCCATGGAGGCTGTGGCAGCACAGGGCAAGGCTAAGAAGTAG
- the marveld1 gene encoding MARVEL domain-containing protein 1: MSPQPQVTRNFQEFLKSFLGIVRILQILLGAGLWVTVASSKYEGSVHFVLFVAVLFWLLTLALFFLTLLNKQDLVPILGGDRWLLTNVIHDVVATLLYLSAIGIMIYKTSKNSYCNLPHYKHPCLYTVYLTGSVFACLTASAYLLTTIYGSCRKCRGEQTVV; this comes from the coding sequence ATGTCCCCCCAGCCACAGGTGACAAGGAATTTCCAGGAGTTCCTCAAGAGCTTCCTTGGGATTGTACGGATCCTTCAGATTCTCCTGGGAGCTGGTCTTTGGGTCACTGTCGCCTCCAGCAAGTATGAGGGCTCCGTTCACTTTGTGCTCTTTGTGGCCGTGCTCTTCTGGCTTCTTACACTCGCCCTCTTTTTTCTCACTCTGCTGAACAAGCAGGACCTGGTGCCCATCCTAGGAGGAGATCGCTGGTTGTTAACCAATGTGATACATGACGTAGTCGCGACATTGCTTTATTTGTCTGCGATTGGCATTATGATCTACAAAACGTCAAAGAACTCCTACTGCAATTTACCACATTACAAGCACCCGTGCCTGTACACCGTCTACCTCACTGGCTCCGTGTTCGCCTGCCTGACTGCTAGCGCCTACCTTCTCACAACCATTTACGGGTCCTGCAGAAAGTGCCGGGGTGAACAGACTGTGGTGTGA